From a single Leptospira levettii genomic region:
- the purM gene encoding phosphoribosylformylglycinamidine cyclo-ligase, with protein MSDQNKVTYKDAGVDTEKGQEFVKRIKSNVATTHNKNVLGGLGGFAACYDVSFLKSYQEPILLSGTDGVGTKLQLARLLGIHDTVGIDLVAMCVNDILVNGGKPLFFQDYIACGKLHLPTMEGIVSGIVKGCKLAECALVGGETAEHPGVMPDEEYDLAGFVVGVVEKNKMIDGKSIQPGDTIIGLASSGPHSNGFSLLRRLLLKDGKLPSSDSELNFIKDHVFVPTNIYVKSILSLIQKVSIKGMVHITGGGFYENIPRVLPTGIGAEINSLPESYVFSKLKKDHSLDLNDMYGTFNMGIGYILVVENGLVDTTMNELDQLGEKAFIIGKTNDTGKISITT; from the coding sequence ATGTCTGACCAAAATAAAGTAACTTATAAAGATGCCGGAGTAGATACCGAAAAAGGACAAGAGTTCGTAAAACGAATCAAATCCAATGTTGCAACAACTCATAATAAAAATGTGTTAGGTGGTCTTGGGGGTTTTGCGGCTTGTTATGATGTTAGTTTTTTAAAATCATACCAAGAGCCAATTTTATTATCTGGAACAGATGGAGTTGGAACCAAATTACAACTAGCTAGATTGTTAGGAATTCATGACACAGTTGGAATTGATTTGGTTGCGATGTGCGTAAACGATATTTTGGTCAACGGTGGAAAACCTCTGTTTTTCCAGGATTATATCGCATGCGGAAAATTACATTTACCAACAATGGAAGGTATTGTCTCTGGAATTGTCAAGGGTTGTAAGTTGGCAGAATGTGCGTTAGTTGGTGGCGAAACTGCGGAACACCCGGGAGTAATGCCTGATGAAGAATATGACTTAGCGGGATTTGTTGTTGGTGTTGTTGAAAAGAATAAAATGATCGATGGTAAATCGATCCAACCAGGTGATACAATCATAGGACTAGCCTCTTCTGGACCACATAGTAATGGATTTTCTCTTCTTCGTCGTTTATTATTAAAAGATGGTAAATTACCTTCTTCCGACAGCGAATTAAATTTTATTAAAGATCATGTGTTTGTTCCTACAAATATTTACGTAAAATCGATACTCTCCTTAATTCAAAAAGTCTCCATAAAGGGAATGGTTCATATTACTGGCGGAGGTTTTTACGAAAACATACCTCGGGTATTGCCAACTGGGATTGGTGCAGAAATTAATTCATTACCTGAATCTTATGTTTTTTCAAAATTAAAAAAAGACCATTCATTGGATTTGAACGATATGTATGGTACTTTTAATATGGGAATAGGTTATATACTCGTTGTTGAAAATGGTTTGGTTGATACGACCATGAATGAGTTGGATCAGTTAGGAGAAAAAGCATTCATCATTGGCAAAACGAATGATACAGGCAAAATCTCGATTACGACTTAA
- a CDS encoding pyridoxal phosphate-dependent aminotransferase, with the protein MRRNIVHSGADALIYEIRQIVALAKQIEAMGVSITWENIGDPIQKGESIPNWMKDIVSGLVNQNKSWAYTATQGDENTRKFLAEKVNERGGAQITSEDILFFNGLGDAVAKIFGFMRREARILGPSPAYSTLSSAEAAHSGYEHLTYELNPNNDWMPDLEDIENKVKYNDSIAGILLINPDNPTGAVYPKEVMREIVKICEKYDIILICDETYAHVNYSEWGSIHLSEVIGDKVCGFALRSISKEYPWPGARCGWLEVFNRKNDPTFERYIKSLLDAKMLEVCSTTLPQLSIPLVYSHPEFLNHLKFRNQKFKKRAEKATQMLSGIPGVKVIQPKGAFYLTVLFEDDVLKSHMTLLIKNQKVKDFVSPLMEKAALDRRFVLHLLASAGICVVPLSSFCCNRNGFRVTLLEEDDNKFEWIYQTLAENIKEYLAS; encoded by the coding sequence ATGAGAAGAAATATAGTCCATTCGGGTGCAGACGCCCTTATTTACGAAATTCGCCAGATTGTGGCACTTGCCAAACAAATCGAAGCCATGGGTGTTTCCATCACTTGGGAAAACATCGGGGACCCTATCCAAAAAGGGGAAAGTATTCCCAATTGGATGAAAGACATTGTCAGTGGACTTGTGAACCAAAATAAATCTTGGGCCTACACAGCCACACAAGGTGACGAAAACACTCGTAAATTTTTAGCAGAAAAAGTAAATGAAAGAGGTGGAGCACAAATCACCTCCGAGGACATTTTATTCTTTAATGGTTTAGGTGATGCTGTCGCAAAAATATTCGGATTTATGAGAAGGGAAGCTCGTATACTCGGACCCTCTCCCGCCTATTCCACGTTATCTTCTGCAGAAGCTGCTCACTCTGGTTATGAACATTTAACCTATGAATTAAACCCAAATAATGATTGGATGCCTGACTTAGAAGACATTGAGAACAAAGTAAAATACAATGATTCGATTGCAGGAATTTTACTCATCAATCCAGATAATCCAACAGGTGCCGTGTATCCAAAAGAGGTTATGCGGGAAATAGTAAAAATTTGTGAAAAATACGATATCATACTGATTTGCGACGAAACATACGCTCATGTAAATTATTCGGAATGGGGAAGTATACACTTATCAGAAGTCATTGGAGATAAGGTTTGTGGATTTGCACTTCGATCAATTTCTAAAGAATACCCATGGCCAGGTGCAAGATGTGGATGGTTAGAAGTATTCAATCGAAAAAATGATCCAACTTTTGAACGTTACATCAAATCATTATTAGATGCTAAAATGTTGGAAGTATGTTCCACAACATTGCCGCAACTTTCAATACCACTTGTATATTCTCATCCAGAGTTTTTAAATCATTTAAAGTTTAGAAATCAGAAGTTTAAAAAAAGAGCAGAAAAGGCAACACAGATGTTGTCTGGAATCCCTGGGGTCAAAGTCATCCAACCCAAAGGAGCATTTTACTTAACTGTTCTTTTTGAAGATGATGTTTTGAAATCTCATATGACTTTACTTATTAAAAACCAAAAGGTGAAAGATTTTGTTTCTCCACTTATGGAAAAAGCCGCCCTTGATCGTCGGTTTGTTTTACATCTGTTAGCTTCAGCAGGGATTTGTGTTGTCCCACTCAGTTCATTTTGTTGTAATCGAAATGGATTTAGAGTGACACTTCTGGAAGAAGATGACAATAAGTTTGAATGGATTTACCAAACATTAGCTGAGAATATCAAAGAATATCTAGCATCCTAA
- a CDS encoding sensor histidine kinase: MIPHSLILESSISSQLITILDDLHYTYERLEKLDDVLNSLKKEKFHFLIIPIDSLKESHSQEILESITNSFPNTLILLITNSENWAQTASLLKRHSAYDFLQTPLETDHVKFTMDRSFQYLNTKLKTQFIHEAENHLYRRVIEIFDWKKSLTHKENQNISADIIHQMNINLFQGSGIGTLMSVVSILLSKSKWDEKNNHYTIQKPILDLLSENYDAAKSMFDSMSISQTVIDDNELIQLMESPLKLLPIIHSEIQTLEEALKIKSQKINVSQIPNSVNHHEIRFDPAKISYAVREVLLNAIKYSKDADEIYVIFFQKENFLEVKVINPAYQNEDGTVGIPEKFESIIFEPFFRISSVVDDSYAKFEQFRFGLGLTLVKKILDQHQANVQIYNIEDNLKNDNKVDVCLTIRFPLIKKEN; the protein is encoded by the coding sequence ATGATTCCTCATAGTTTAATTTTAGAATCCTCAATTTCAAGCCAACTAATAACGATTTTAGATGATCTTCATTATACTTATGAACGATTGGAAAAATTGGATGATGTTTTAAATTCATTAAAAAAAGAGAAATTTCATTTTTTGATTATCCCAATTGATTCATTAAAAGAGAGTCATTCCCAAGAAATTCTCGAGAGTATCACAAATTCATTTCCCAATACATTGATCCTTCTTATCACCAATTCTGAAAACTGGGCACAAACTGCTTCTTTACTCAAAAGGCATAGTGCTTATGATTTTTTGCAAACGCCACTAGAGACCGATCATGTAAAGTTTACCATGGATCGTTCCTTCCAATACCTAAACACAAAACTAAAAACACAATTTATACACGAAGCGGAAAATCATTTATACCGAAGAGTGATTGAAATCTTCGATTGGAAAAAATCACTTACTCATAAAGAAAACCAAAATATATCTGCTGACATCATCCACCAAATGAATATTAATCTATTCCAAGGAAGTGGGATTGGCACCTTAATGAGTGTAGTAAGTATCTTACTTTCTAAAAGTAAGTGGGATGAGAAAAACAATCACTATACCATTCAAAAACCAATCTTAGATTTATTATCAGAGAACTACGATGCTGCAAAGAGTATGTTTGATAGTATGTCTATATCTCAGACTGTCATTGACGATAATGAATTAATCCAGTTAATGGAATCTCCATTAAAACTATTGCCAATTATTCACTCAGAAATTCAAACATTGGAAGAAGCATTAAAAATCAAATCACAAAAAATAAATGTAAGCCAAATCCCCAATTCGGTAAACCATCATGAAATTCGTTTTGATCCGGCCAAAATATCTTATGCAGTCCGAGAAGTTTTACTAAATGCAATCAAATATTCAAAAGATGCTGATGAGATTTATGTAATCTTCTTTCAAAAGGAAAATTTTTTGGAAGTGAAAGTCATTAATCCCGCATATCAGAATGAAGATGGAACAGTGGGAATTCCTGAAAAATTTGAATCCATTATATTTGAACCGTTTTTTCGAATTTCTTCAGTTGTGGATGATAGTTATGCTAAGTTTGAACAATTCCGATTTGGATTAGGTTTAACATTAGTTAAAAAGATTCTAGACCAACACCAAGCCAATGTGCAAATCTATAATATAGAAGATAATTTAAAAAATGATAACAAAGTAGATGTATGTTTAACAATTCGATTTCCATTAATCAAAAAGGAGAATTAA
- a CDS encoding S1C family serine protease: protein MERKNSIPPVVYINFALVFVLLFAIFFPEIRSAVTKLFSSPKPISASKQSQAIQIQSSFRNVYREAQQFVVSIRTKKTEMIFHPYAFGESREDRISSIGSGFIIDERGFVVTNYHVIKNAEIIEIIMSDGRIFPARYVGSHERADIALLKIPSEDKFTPAFLGNSDEIEVGDWAIAVGSPYGLEKTFTVGVVSAKSREDLDETGQTHIQTDTAINPGSSGGPLLNIYGEVVGINRMIRSSSGASAGIGFAIPINYAKRVLRQIEQNVGQNIRPATLGVMATTPLPDHRKSLGIPNDAVGVLVYDIEPNSAAEKGGLRRYDFIEGANGLSVRHINDLREQVGLVGLGGVLRLKILRDTQEMELSIPLVEAAYQKGK from the coding sequence ATGGAAAGAAAAAATTCGATTCCACCAGTCGTCTACATTAACTTTGCCTTAGTCTTCGTACTTTTATTCGCTATTTTTTTCCCTGAGATACGTTCCGCTGTCACAAAACTCTTTTCTTCTCCCAAACCGATCTCTGCAAGCAAACAGAGCCAAGCCATCCAAATCCAATCGAGTTTTCGAAATGTGTATCGTGAAGCCCAACAATTTGTTGTCTCGATCCGAACCAAAAAAACAGAAATGATTTTCCATCCCTATGCTTTTGGAGAGAGTCGGGAAGATCGAATTTCATCCATTGGCAGTGGGTTCATTATTGATGAACGTGGGTTTGTTGTTACCAATTACCATGTCATCAAAAATGCTGAGATCATCGAAATCATCATGTCCGATGGAAGGATATTCCCTGCACGTTATGTCGGTAGTCATGAACGAGCCGACATAGCTCTTCTCAAAATCCCAAGTGAAGATAAATTCACTCCTGCCTTCCTCGGAAATTCAGATGAAATTGAAGTGGGAGATTGGGCCATTGCCGTTGGTTCCCCTTACGGATTGGAAAAAACTTTCACTGTTGGTGTTGTGTCTGCAAAATCTAGGGAGGACTTAGATGAAACAGGCCAAACCCATATCCAAACCGACACAGCAATCAATCCAGGTTCCAGTGGAGGGCCACTCCTCAATATTTATGGTGAGGTTGTGGGTATCAATCGAATGATTCGTTCCTCGAGTGGGGCCAGTGCTGGGATTGGATTTGCCATCCCTATCAATTATGCAAAAAGAGTGCTCCGCCAGATTGAACAAAACGTCGGCCAAAACATTCGTCCTGCAACCCTTGGTGTGATGGCAACGACCCCTCTGCCAGACCACAGAAAATCCCTAGGAATCCCAAATGATGCTGTTGGGGTTCTTGTGTATGACATAGAGCCGAATTCGGCAGCAGAAAAGGGTGGTTTACGCCGGTATGACTTCATTGAAGGCGCAAATGGACTCTCCGTACGCCATATCAACGATTTACGCGAACAAGTGGGACTTGTTGGTCTTGGGGGCGTCTTACGGTTGAAGATATTACGGGATACCCAAGAGATGGAATTATCGATCCCTTTGGTGGAAGCAGCCTACCAAAAGGGCAAATAA
- a CDS encoding response regulator: protein MSNILVVDDSPAVLKIVRLALSSQGHNIIICESGEIALETLKTNPKIGLGIYDFNMPGISGIELIQKSKKIMAQFKFKILILSVENKPEIISKALLEGVDAWIVKPFKNEELIKKVNELVEVNDSL, encoded by the coding sequence ATGAGTAATATTTTGGTTGTTGATGATTCTCCTGCAGTATTAAAAATTGTTCGCCTTGCATTAAGTAGCCAAGGTCACAATATCATTATCTGTGAGTCAGGAGAAATTGCCCTAGAAACTTTAAAAACAAATCCAAAGATTGGATTAGGTATTTATGATTTTAATATGCCAGGGATCAGTGGGATTGAGTTGATTCAAAAATCAAAAAAAATAATGGCTCAATTTAAATTTAAAATCCTAATCCTATCTGTAGAAAACAAACCGGAAATCATATCGAAGGCTCTACTAGAAGGGGTAGATGCTTGGATTGTAAAACCATTCAAAAATGAAGAATTAATCAAAAAAGTAAATGAGTTAGTTGAAGTAAATGATTCCCTTTGA
- a CDS encoding PAS domain-containing sensor histidine kinase yields MIPFEIDVIFAVTALSVVVNSVISIIIYFLSKNSKSEIKLSYTSFFLAILVIRNYSLFLYGSTQNKLFFLFSESLTLLSSFLLVLSVLPIISKTISKHWVYLSFIITYIIFVSLLISNFSFFWFALPSAIFNGLALLLFGSIILRLDEYPKNIRLYFFAVCILLSLQRLFFPYLFTIDWYKPLGYTINTLLMFLFGVACILFSFQVQTKKLNLSLFELETLQKAIKDVNVRLLIMYNQLPAIIYNIEFLPEPRTSYISSKMEEITGYGINYFYENSDFFRDIVIPEDQHKIEDLFSGVSPIILRMIHANGSIIWTEHYVNISNDILGIKKRIDVVALDITNSKKTEISLLQEKNLNSTVFDNAANLILLTNADGLLENINPAALRVLELNKNEVLGKYIQDIILAEEDREYLKEVLADISEIQNIAESLILRYITINRQILYLEWRLGIIRDSKNEPSKIIWIGIDQTSKRTAELELKELNKSLEEKVKERTKELQTSNTELNSALFALREAQEKLIQNEKLASLGQLVSGLSHEINNPIGMIKSSVETLIAEWEEESHDLKNQSLIDILDLIIDTNDSGLKILTGLTNRQARKSLTELLKENSILYAEELAELFVDSGIRNLSPPILKKIQSAVRNQSDFNQLRKFLLMKQSSEHILYSIKRLSKITFTLKNFAGLQSNLELIDFSLKDTIHSAISLYKEYFLRDINLILNLDFEGKIRCIQGDLVQLWSQMIWNAIQAVSSKGTISIRSFKKVDAVIVEIEDSGIGIPAEHQSKIFMPFYSTKTSGDGLGLGLYLVKEIVNRHNANISFESEPGKTLFRVIFPFKS; encoded by the coding sequence ATGATTCCCTTTGAGATTGATGTTATTTTTGCCGTTACTGCATTATCGGTAGTTGTCAATTCAGTCATTTCCATTATTATCTATTTCTTATCAAAAAATTCTAAATCAGAAATCAAACTTTCATATACATCATTCTTTTTAGCTATTTTAGTCATTCGCAATTATTCCTTATTTCTATACGGAAGTACACAAAACAAACTTTTTTTCTTATTTTCAGAATCCTTAACTCTACTTAGTTCCTTTTTATTAGTTTTATCTGTTCTCCCTATTATTTCCAAAACAATTTCCAAACATTGGGTATACCTTTCCTTTATTATAACTTATATTATTTTTGTATCCCTACTGATAAGTAACTTTAGTTTTTTTTGGTTCGCATTACCATCTGCGATCTTCAATGGATTAGCACTTTTGTTGTTTGGAAGCATCATACTTAGATTAGATGAATACCCAAAAAACATTCGATTGTATTTCTTTGCAGTTTGTATTTTATTATCACTCCAACGATTATTTTTTCCATATCTATTTACAATCGATTGGTATAAACCTTTAGGTTATACAATTAATACCTTGCTTATGTTTCTGTTTGGCGTAGCATGTATTCTTTTCAGTTTCCAAGTGCAAACAAAAAAACTAAACTTATCATTATTCGAATTAGAAACTCTCCAAAAAGCAATCAAAGATGTGAATGTACGTTTGCTTATCATGTACAATCAACTTCCAGCAATCATCTATAATATTGAATTTTTACCTGAACCAAGAACATCATATATCAGTTCCAAAATGGAAGAAATCACAGGTTATGGAATCAATTATTTTTACGAGAATTCTGATTTTTTCCGAGATATAGTCATTCCAGAAGACCAACACAAAATCGAAGATCTATTCTCAGGTGTTTCACCTATTATACTTAGAATGATCCATGCAAATGGATCCATCATATGGACAGAACACTATGTAAACATTTCCAATGATATCTTAGGAATTAAAAAACGGATCGATGTTGTTGCCCTCGATATCACAAACTCAAAAAAAACAGAAATTTCCTTACTACAAGAAAAGAATCTAAATTCAACTGTATTTGATAACGCAGCCAATCTAATCCTATTAACAAATGCAGATGGTTTATTAGAAAACATCAATCCAGCAGCATTAAGAGTATTAGAGTTGAATAAAAACGAAGTGCTCGGGAAGTACATCCAGGATATCATTCTTGCTGAAGAGGACAGAGAGTATTTAAAAGAAGTATTAGCAGATATAAGTGAAATCCAAAACATAGCAGAAAGTTTAATCCTTCGATACATTACCATAAACAGACAAATTTTATATTTAGAATGGCGACTTGGTATCATACGTGATTCCAAAAATGAACCTTCAAAAATCATTTGGATTGGAATTGATCAAACTTCGAAACGAACAGCGGAACTAGAATTAAAAGAACTCAATAAATCTCTAGAAGAAAAAGTAAAAGAGAGAACGAAGGAATTACAAACAAGTAATACAGAACTCAATTCCGCTTTGTTTGCTTTAAGAGAGGCGCAAGAAAAATTAATCCAGAATGAAAAGTTGGCTTCTTTAGGACAACTTGTTTCTGGACTATCACATGAAATCAATAATCCGATTGGTATGATCAAATCTTCAGTCGAAACTTTAATTGCAGAATGGGAAGAAGAATCTCATGATTTAAAAAATCAATCACTCATTGACATATTAGACTTGATTATCGATACAAATGATTCAGGACTAAAAATCTTAACTGGACTCACAAATCGACAAGCTCGCAAATCACTAACAGAATTGTTAAAAGAAAATTCCATTTTATATGCGGAAGAATTAGCAGAATTGTTTGTAGATTCAGGAATTCGAAATTTATCTCCTCCTATCTTAAAAAAAATCCAATCAGCAGTTAGGAATCAAAGTGATTTTAATCAATTGAGAAAGTTTTTACTGATGAAACAATCATCAGAACATATACTTTACTCGATCAAAAGATTATCTAAAATTACATTTACATTAAAAAACTTTGCAGGCCTTCAATCGAATTTGGAGTTAATCGATTTTTCACTCAAGGATACGATTCACTCCGCGATTTCTTTGTATAAGGAATATTTCTTACGAGATATAAACTTAATCTTAAATCTAGATTTTGAAGGTAAAATTCGATGTATCCAAGGAGATTTAGTCCAATTATGGAGTCAGATGATTTGGAACGCCATCCAAGCCGTCTCTTCCAAAGGCACAATCTCTATCAGAAGTTTTAAAAAGGTCGATGCTGTCATAGTTGAAATTGAAGATTCAGGGATAGGAATCCCAGCCGAACACCAATCCAAAATTTTTATGCCATTTTATTCAACAAAAACATCAGGTGATGGTTTAGGACTTGGACTCTACTTAGTGAAAGAAATTGTGAACCGACACAATGCAAATATTAGTTTTGAATCAGAACCTGGAAAAACTCTCTTTAGAGTTATCTTTCCTTTTAAGTCGTAA
- a CDS encoding response regulator — protein sequence MARILTVDDAPAVLKILNLVLTTDGHEVESASNGMEALEKIQNSKFDIGIFDVNMPGMTGIELTEKALKTDNGKSMKIVMLTTESSEEMKNKGKAAGAVGWLVKPFANESLTKLISQLT from the coding sequence ATGGCGAGAATATTAACTGTGGATGATGCACCAGCGGTATTAAAAATTTTAAATTTAGTACTCACCACTGATGGTCATGAGGTAGAATCAGCATCCAATGGAATGGAAGCTCTGGAGAAAATTCAAAACTCAAAGTTTGATATAGGGATTTTTGATGTAAACATGCCAGGAATGACAGGGATCGAACTTACCGAAAAAGCATTAAAAACAGATAATGGAAAATCCATGAAAATAGTAATGTTGACTACTGAATCCAGCGAAGAAATGAAAAACAAAGGCAAAGCGGCTGGTGCAGTGGGATGGCTTGTAAAACCATTTGCAAATGAATCACTAACAAAGCTTATATCACAACTGACTTAA
- a CDS encoding aminopeptidase, whose protein sequence is MPKPLPLLPIPFPCRTKKKKLIMTISFFPFFLTSCLPYLYHLGKEQSAIILGREKIETVLNKPNIDSKTKEKLYLIREVRKFAIEELALNEKGGFEYFTKLERDEIGWNVSASESLALKSYTWWFPIAGTVPYKGFFNKEMAIELENELKNKGYDTRIRAIGGYSTLGWFSDPVLSPQLNWPDHRLVGLVIHEMAHATAYLPGDTTLNESYASFVEEIGTERFYLKKEGEKSPHLEKFKKEKTKRETTIQLLKVYADRLKEVYESNKNSETKLLQKQSLISEFKNKVIEDKLIPEEKSKEFLARDWNNEDFLGALRYHSGEVSFNHLYAKANYDLKLFHKEVKKLFDLPADLRKDFLNQTH, encoded by the coding sequence ATGCCAAAACCCCTTCCACTTTTGCCGATTCCATTCCCATGTCGAACCAAAAAGAAAAAATTGATCATGACAATCTCGTTCTTTCCTTTTTTTCTCACTAGTTGTTTGCCCTATTTATACCACTTGGGAAAGGAACAATCTGCAATCATTTTAGGCAGAGAAAAAATCGAAACGGTCTTAAACAAACCAAACATCGATTCTAAAACAAAGGAAAAATTATACTTAATCCGCGAAGTTAGAAAGTTTGCCATCGAGGAACTGGCGCTAAACGAAAAAGGTGGTTTTGAATACTTCACCAAACTTGAACGTGACGAAATCGGATGGAATGTCAGTGCTTCGGAATCATTGGCTCTCAAATCCTATACATGGTGGTTTCCCATTGCAGGAACAGTTCCATACAAAGGGTTCTTCAATAAAGAGATGGCGATTGAGTTAGAAAACGAACTCAAAAACAAAGGGTATGATACAAGGATACGTGCCATTGGTGGATACTCTACACTTGGTTGGTTTTCAGACCCTGTATTATCTCCACAACTAAATTGGCCTGACCATCGTTTGGTGGGACTTGTCATTCATGAGATGGCACATGCTACCGCATATTTGCCAGGTGACACAACCTTAAATGAATCCTATGCAAGTTTTGTGGAAGAAATTGGCACTGAACGATTTTATCTAAAAAAAGAAGGAGAAAAAAGTCCTCACTTAGAAAAATTCAAAAAGGAAAAAACAAAAAGAGAAACGACGATCCAATTACTGAAAGTGTATGCAGATCGCCTTAAAGAAGTTTATGAAAGTAACAAAAATTCGGAAACAAAACTTCTCCAAAAACAATCTTTGATCTCTGAATTCAAAAACAAAGTGATTGAAGACAAATTGATCCCAGAAGAAAAATCAAAAGAATTTTTAGCAAGAGATTGGAACAATGAAGACTTCTTGGGTGCCCTTCGTTACCATTCTGGTGAAGTAAGTTTTAATCATCTATATGCGAAGGCAAATTATGATTTAAAATTATTTCATAAAGAAGTAAAAAAACTTTTTGATCTTCCTGCAGACTTGCGGAAGGATTTTCTAAATCAAACCCATTAG
- the murI gene encoding glutamate racemase: MNSRGRYKIGIFDSGLGGLSVLRTLWKETSNIDYIYFGDLVHSPYGQKSKQKVIELSKTAFEYLIEKDCEAVLFACNTATSAAADFLRKQHSIPIFGMEPAIKPALVENPGVKIAVFATELTLKEEKFKNLVTGLTKGSEILPVPCEGLAKLIDSDRWEDAWDFLDAKIKMILPETDIIVLGCTHYVFLRERIHYHYPNLKVYDGNLGTSLHMKKMLQLPDGSKENRNQLDILLNTSESDYVHLAGRIAKTITPNHTLSLINTTIGKLHV, from the coding sequence ATGAATTCTCGCGGTAGATATAAAATTGGAATTTTTGATTCAGGTTTAGGTGGTCTTTCAGTTTTACGTACTTTATGGAAAGAAACTTCTAATATCGATTATATTTATTTTGGAGATTTGGTCCATTCACCATATGGTCAAAAATCGAAACAGAAGGTAATCGAACTTTCAAAAACTGCATTTGAATATTTGATCGAAAAAGATTGTGAAGCAGTATTGTTTGCTTGTAATACAGCAACATCTGCTGCAGCAGATTTTTTACGAAAACAACATTCTATCCCGATTTTTGGAATGGAGCCTGCCATCAAACCTGCGTTAGTTGAAAATCCAGGCGTAAAAATTGCAGTTTTTGCTACTGAACTTACATTAAAAGAAGAAAAGTTTAAGAATTTGGTTACAGGACTTACGAAAGGATCTGAAATATTGCCAGTTCCTTGTGAAGGTTTGGCGAAGCTGATTGACTCAGATCGATGGGAAGATGCTTGGGATTTTTTAGATGCCAAAATTAAAATGATACTCCCTGAAACTGATATCATTGTCTTAGGATGTACACATTATGTTTTTTTGAGAGAAAGGATTCATTATCATTATCCCAATTTAAAAGTTTATGATGGTAATCTGGGAACATCTTTACATATGAAAAAAATGTTACAATTACCAGATGGCTCAAAAGAGAATAGAAACCAACTTGATATTCTATTGAATACTTCTGAATCCGATTATGTTCATTTAGCAGGAAGAATTGCAAAAACAATCACTCCAAATCATACTTTGTCATTAATTAATACAACAATAGGAAAACTCCATGTCTGA